A genomic segment from Candidatus Hydrogenedentota bacterium encodes:
- a CDS encoding TIM barrel protein, whose amino-acid sequence MKHKHSRREFIKVAGSGVAALSLAATVGEKAFAAREYKISLAGWSFHRAIQKGEMPMLDMPKVSRQEFDIEGIELVNQLLEPVKKPFAEMKPYLDTLAKNAVDNNVKILLIMVDGEGNIGGRDEDQRKEAVERHKKWLDICEYLGCHSMRMNWAGAQAGTENDEKLLDEFIKRSTPGFHELCEYGDKKGQFVIIENHGGPSSYPHAVEKLMAAVNHPRFGTLPDFGNFPQGADIYSGTDTLMKYAHKAVSAKCHDFDDTTGEETKMDYAKLIEIVVDKHGYNGFIGIEYEGDRLSESEGVKRCKALLDKLKA is encoded by the coding sequence ATGAAGCACAAACATTCGCGCAGGGAATTCATCAAGGTAGCCGGTTCCGGTGTAGCCGCGCTTAGCCTCGCCGCCACCGTCGGGGAGAAGGCGTTTGCCGCGCGTGAGTACAAGATCTCGCTCGCGGGCTGGTCGTTCCATCGCGCTATTCAGAAGGGCGAAATGCCCATGCTGGACATGCCGAAGGTCTCCCGACAGGAGTTCGACATCGAAGGCATCGAGCTGGTAAATCAACTGCTCGAGCCGGTGAAGAAACCCTTCGCCGAAATGAAACCCTATTTGGACACGCTTGCGAAGAACGCCGTCGACAACAACGTGAAGATACTTCTCATCATGGTAGATGGCGAAGGCAATATCGGCGGCCGCGACGAAGACCAGCGGAAAGAGGCCGTTGAGCGCCACAAGAAATGGCTCGACATCTGCGAGTATCTCGGTTGCCATTCGATGCGTATGAACTGGGCCGGCGCGCAGGCGGGCACCGAGAACGACGAGAAGCTGCTGGACGAATTTATCAAACGTTCGACGCCGGGCTTCCATGAACTCTGCGAGTATGGCGACAAGAAAGGTCAGTTCGTGATCATCGAGAATCACGGCGGGCCGTCGTCTTATCCGCATGCCGTCGAGAAGCTCATGGCTGCCGTGAATCATCCCCGCTTCGGGACCCTGCCCGATTTCGGAAACTTCCCGCAGGGCGCCGACATCTATAGCGGCACTGACACGCTGATGAAGTATGCCCACAAGGCCGTGAGCGCCAAGTGCCATGACTTTGACGATACCACCGGCGAAGAAACCAAGATGGACTACGCCAAGCTTATTGAAATTGTGGTCGATAAACATGGCTACAACGGTTTCATCGGAATCGAATACGAAGGAGACCGTTTGAGCGAGTCCGAAGGCGTGAAGCGCTGCAAAGCCCTTCTGGATAAGCTGAAGGCTTAA
- a CDS encoding 8-oxo-dGTP diphosphatase, whose translation MPYTPILATLGFVMSPDGSETLMVHRNKRPDDQHYGKYNGLGGKLDPLEDVVAGMRREIREEAGIECVSLQLRGTVNWPGFGAQGEHWFGFIFRIDRFEGTPAEENHEGSLEWIAVDRILELPLWEGDRHFLPLVFGDDPRPFHGVMPYEGGHPLRWSYSVT comes from the coding sequence ATGCCCTACACTCCCATCCTGGCAACCTTGGGATTCGTGATGTCTCCCGACGGATCAGAGACGCTCATGGTCCATCGCAACAAACGTCCCGACGACCAGCACTACGGCAAATACAACGGACTTGGGGGTAAACTCGATCCGTTGGAAGACGTGGTCGCGGGCATGCGCCGCGAGATACGCGAAGAAGCAGGCATCGAATGCGTCTCGCTTCAGCTTCGGGGAACGGTGAATTGGCCCGGCTTTGGCGCGCAAGGCGAACACTGGTTCGGGTTCATCTTTCGCATCGATCGTTTTGAAGGCACTCCCGCCGAGGAGAACCACGAGGGATCCCTGGAGTGGATTGCTGTCGACCGCATTCTTGAACTTCCTCTTTGGGAAGGAGACCGGCACTTCCTCCCGCTCGTATTCGGCGACGATCCGCGTCCATTCCATGGCGTGATGCCCTACGAAGGGGGCCATCCCCTGCGATGGAGCTACTCCGTGACCTGA
- a CDS encoding beta-galactosidase, with translation MRAVRFLVLFVIAGGFFASVAEEVQVPNEAASWRFDNGGEFPGASGGVTNGADGSLVLRFDFTKGGAYVAAYHDLAQPACLESVLFKAKKPVGTVMTVRMVDSAGQNFQKSVSFSNADWQRLECKVESTDGHFGGPNDGVLRQPIKTIGILAESGGVPGAQGEISITEVSGKIGAAVAPAPAPEPPTVRDYMVTVFDSDSGFGEGGGSSFHDGMWTADLYKTESTHLSHSLPLFGKPKEFTLRVRGGVQGNVLKIGLGSHFQIFERTLGTLNGGEQTFTFPAPPDGWSYYGGENDGVSRMPLRLSHLTIERGSAPRIQSEVLMLDLRCKTEVAGDGSVIILASVSDDGASGSTRTLSASCKAWSLLEQKTTGTLHAVARSWDGDTLWQEDAPLTLEGEGHAETHTVQATIPAALSFAEMEFQFSAEGIPAASAQTCYASAMNSPGDATLRPSSPWGMGLFLYRNPDNALGYKIMDVEASLAKAAGVKWCREEFSWAATEPQPGQYDFHFYDEVVNAANRHGISVYGLLCYWSNWTKPYTEQGIDDYCRWARAVVKHFKGRVKHWEIYNEPNIFFWSGPKELYPVLVKKCYAQIKAEDPTAQVLAISTSGIDRKFIQTCLDAGAPFDILTIHPYRRALDERQFTRELRGVAEQVNNRPVWITEMGWSTQVGGTSERAQAQLIARSYLTAVGSGGCQNMSWYDFRDDGTNAFYNEDNFGIMRHNLVPKPAYRALATVCRTMAVGTPRFNEAYGDGIFAVESGQTVAFWSDQGERSVQVKVKKGTPRVVNLMGEPIRVTRNDLGLVVPVKLDPVFVYGAEVGPMQKPLRKKGVPSVEAEPIRF, from the coding sequence ATGCGCGCAGTTCGATTTCTAGTCTTGTTCGTGATAGCCGGTGGATTCTTTGCCTCTGTTGCAGAGGAAGTCCAAGTACCTAACGAAGCGGCTTCGTGGCGGTTCGACAATGGCGGAGAATTTCCGGGTGCCAGCGGTGGCGTGACCAATGGCGCGGATGGTTCGCTGGTGCTTCGCTTTGATTTCACGAAGGGTGGCGCCTACGTGGCTGCGTACCATGATTTGGCGCAACCTGCGTGCTTGGAAAGCGTGTTGTTCAAGGCAAAGAAGCCGGTGGGAACCGTGATGACGGTTCGCATGGTGGACAGCGCCGGGCAGAACTTCCAGAAGTCGGTTTCGTTCTCGAACGCCGATTGGCAGCGGCTTGAATGCAAAGTGGAAAGCACGGACGGTCATTTCGGCGGGCCGAACGACGGCGTATTGAGGCAACCCATCAAGACCATCGGAATCCTTGCCGAGTCTGGCGGCGTGCCCGGCGCGCAAGGCGAAATCAGCATCACGGAAGTATCGGGCAAGATTGGCGCGGCGGTGGCCCCGGCGCCCGCACCCGAGCCCCCGACGGTACGCGATTACATGGTGACCGTTTTCGACTCGGACTCCGGTTTCGGTGAAGGCGGCGGGAGTTCGTTCCACGACGGCATGTGGACCGCCGATCTGTATAAGACAGAGTCGACGCATCTTTCTCATTCCCTGCCGCTGTTCGGCAAACCGAAGGAGTTCACGTTGCGTGTGCGCGGAGGCGTGCAAGGCAATGTTCTGAAGATTGGCCTCGGGTCGCATTTTCAGATTTTTGAGCGCACGCTGGGCACACTGAATGGGGGCGAGCAGACCTTCACGTTTCCCGCACCGCCGGACGGCTGGTCCTACTACGGAGGAGAAAATGACGGAGTCTCGCGAATGCCGTTGCGTCTATCGCATTTAACGATCGAGCGAGGTAGCGCTCCCCGGATTCAATCCGAAGTCTTGATGCTCGATCTCCGGTGCAAGACCGAGGTTGCTGGAGACGGTTCGGTCATTATCCTGGCGTCTGTCAGTGATGATGGGGCGTCGGGATCGACGCGCACGTTGTCGGCATCGTGCAAAGCTTGGAGCCTGTTGGAGCAGAAGACGACGGGAACTCTTCACGCGGTTGCGCGGAGTTGGGACGGCGACACGCTTTGGCAGGAAGACGCGCCGCTGACGCTCGAAGGCGAAGGGCATGCGGAGACCCATACGGTCCAAGCCACGATTCCTGCCGCGTTGAGTTTTGCGGAGATGGAGTTTCAATTTTCCGCCGAGGGCATACCTGCGGCGAGCGCGCAGACATGCTACGCGAGCGCCATGAACAGTCCCGGCGACGCCACGTTACGGCCCAGTTCGCCGTGGGGGATGGGCCTGTTCCTGTACCGCAACCCCGACAATGCGCTCGGCTACAAGATTATGGACGTGGAGGCGAGTCTGGCAAAGGCTGCGGGCGTGAAGTGGTGCCGGGAAGAGTTCAGTTGGGCGGCCACGGAGCCTCAACCGGGCCAATATGATTTTCATTTCTATGACGAAGTCGTAAATGCGGCAAACCGGCACGGCATCAGCGTGTATGGGCTTCTGTGCTATTGGTCGAACTGGACGAAACCTTACACCGAGCAGGGAATCGATGACTACTGCCGATGGGCACGCGCCGTGGTGAAGCATTTCAAAGGCCGCGTGAAGCATTGGGAAATCTACAACGAGCCCAACATCTTCTTTTGGAGCGGTCCGAAAGAGTTGTATCCGGTATTGGTGAAGAAGTGCTACGCGCAAATCAAAGCGGAAGACCCCACCGCGCAAGTGCTGGCCATCTCCACGTCGGGAATCGATCGCAAGTTCATTCAGACGTGCCTCGACGCGGGCGCGCCGTTCGACATCCTGACGATTCATCCCTATCGACGCGCGCTGGACGAGCGGCAGTTCACGCGTGAACTTCGGGGAGTCGCCGAGCAAGTGAACAACCGCCCAGTGTGGATCACTGAAATGGGCTGGAGTACGCAGGTTGGCGGCACCAGCGAGCGGGCGCAGGCGCAACTGATCGCGCGGAGCTACCTGACCGCGGTGGGTTCGGGCGGCTGTCAGAACATGAGTTGGTACGACTTCCGCGACGACGGCACAAACGCTTTCTACAACGAAGACAATTTCGGGATTATGCGGCACAACCTGGTGCCGAAACCCGCGTACCGGGCCTTGGCAACGGTATGCCGCACGATGGCCGTGGGAACGCCGCGCTTCAACGAAGCGTATGGCGACGGCATCTTTGCTGTGGAATCGGGCCAGACGGTGGCGTTCTGGAGCGACCAAGGGGAACGCAGCGTTCAGGTAAAGGTGAAGAAAGGAACGCCCCGAGTCGTGAACCTCATGGGAGAGCCCATTCGCGTCACGCGCAATGACTTGGGCTTGGTGGTGCCGGTCAAACTGGACCCGGTTTTCGTGTACGGGGCGGAAGTGGGCCCCATGCAGAAACCCTTGCGCAAGAAGGGCGTGCCCTCGGTTGAGGCCGAGCCTATCCGGTTCTGA
- a CDS encoding uroporphyrinogen decarboxylase family protein translates to MTHRERFIAALERRPIEGRVPHFELVFFLTMEAFGKVHPSHRNYAQWDQMTDAERALHRNEMADIFVETARRYEHSAIFLHPNPWNEDEALRTIDLVREKSGDEYFLMLHGDATFPIPNGDDMMDQTVWFYEHFDEAKEQAQRKVDKQLAWAERLAKHGGLDGFALCDDYCFNHGPFLSPDMFAELITPYLKQVIAGERELGFYTIKHTDGNIMPIVDQLVDANPHALHSLDPQGGVDIAEVKRSYGDRVCLIGNVNCGLLTSGTDEEVVESARYCIHHGMPGGGYIFSTSNCAFTGLPLSRYELMWRVWHDEAIYKEIGD, encoded by the coding sequence ATGACACACCGCGAACGATTCATTGCCGCGCTGGAGCGCCGTCCGATTGAGGGGCGCGTGCCGCATTTTGAGCTCGTGTTCTTTCTCACGATGGAGGCCTTCGGAAAGGTTCATCCGAGTCATCGCAACTACGCGCAGTGGGACCAGATGACCGATGCCGAGCGCGCGCTGCACCGCAACGAAATGGCCGACATCTTTGTCGAAACGGCGCGCCGCTACGAGCATAGCGCCATCTTCCTGCACCCGAATCCGTGGAATGAAGACGAAGCGTTGCGCACCATCGATCTCGTGCGCGAGAAATCCGGCGACGAGTATTTTCTCATGCTCCACGGCGACGCCACGTTTCCGATTCCCAACGGCGACGACATGATGGACCAGACGGTTTGGTTCTACGAGCATTTCGACGAGGCCAAGGAGCAAGCGCAGCGGAAGGTGGACAAGCAACTCGCGTGGGCCGAGCGTCTCGCCAAGCACGGCGGCCTTGATGGATTTGCGCTCTGCGACGACTACTGTTTCAACCACGGCCCGTTCTTAAGCCCGGACATGTTCGCGGAACTCATCACGCCGTACCTGAAGCAAGTCATCGCGGGCGAGCGCGAACTCGGCTTCTATACAATCAAGCACACTGACGGCAACATCATGCCGATCGTCGATCAGCTTGTGGATGCGAACCCGCACGCGTTGCATTCGCTCGATCCGCAAGGCGGCGTCGACATCGCGGAAGTGAAGCGCAGCTACGGCGACCGCGTGTGCCTTATCGGCAACGTGAACTGCGGCCTGCTGACGTCCGGCACCGACGAGGAAGTCGTTGAATCCGCCCGCTACTGCATCCACCACGGCATGCCCGGCGGCGGTTACATCTTCTCCACAAGCAACTGCGCCTTCACCGGCCTTCCGCTCAGCCGCTACGAACTCATGTGGCGCGTCTGGCACGACGAAGCCATCTACAAGGAAATCGGGGACTGA
- the metG gene encoding methionine--tRNA ligase, whose amino-acid sequence MPEDAAFKRTLVTSALPYANGHIHLGHIAGAYLPADIYVRFKRLKGDPILYVCGSDEYGVAIILTAMKEGITPQDVIDRYHTANAEAFAQLGISFDIYGRTSWPLHIDTTQAFFTKLHEAGSIDQQSMKLWYSEQSQKFLPDRYVKGTCPKCGYVDASGDECENCGAQYAAQDLIEPRVNIPGDTSTPILKDSAHWFLRLQDFTDRLKAWLDSHPEWRTNVKGIAYGWVNDLRARCITRDLDWGVPIPLDDPQAQGKRIYVWFDAPIGYVTNTRQWGIDTGQGENAWVPWWKDASTRLVHFIGKDNVPFHAVIFPAMLMGQGDYILPDNVVGNEYLNVMNRQTGKAEKGSKSKGNMISVRWFASKFSRDAIRYYIGAIMPEAKDAAFDWDEFQNKYNGELCDIVGNFVHRSLTMTVKNFDHKVPEPGAFDDEDRALLDSLPGLIDSVAEAIENFRFRQAVERFIDIGRRANVYFDAKAPWVTRKTDMVRTATTLHVCCQVVRALCTVMAPFTPDGAAILAETLGVTLPVNGPNGGEDAWNAAKNGMPAGAPLQTPQVLFPKLDPDVIAELAAQHAAGQAV is encoded by the coding sequence ATGCCGGAAGATGCCGCTTTCAAACGCACGTTGGTGACCAGCGCGTTGCCCTACGCGAATGGCCATATCCATTTGGGTCACATCGCCGGGGCCTATCTCCCTGCCGACATCTACGTGCGCTTCAAACGCCTCAAGGGCGATCCGATTCTGTACGTCTGCGGGTCCGACGAATACGGAGTGGCAATCATCCTCACCGCGATGAAAGAAGGCATCACGCCGCAAGACGTGATCGACCGTTATCACACGGCCAACGCGGAGGCCTTCGCTCAACTCGGCATTTCTTTTGACATCTACGGCCGCACCTCGTGGCCGCTGCATATCGACACCACGCAAGCCTTCTTCACCAAGCTGCACGAAGCCGGCAGCATCGACCAACAGTCCATGAAGCTATGGTACTCCGAGCAGTCGCAGAAGTTTCTCCCCGATCGCTACGTGAAGGGCACGTGTCCGAAATGCGGCTACGTCGATGCGTCCGGCGACGAATGCGAGAACTGCGGTGCGCAATATGCCGCGCAAGACCTCATTGAGCCGCGAGTCAACATCCCCGGGGACACCTCGACGCCGATTCTCAAGGATTCCGCCCATTGGTTCCTGAGACTGCAGGATTTCACGGACCGTTTGAAAGCGTGGCTCGACAGCCATCCCGAATGGCGGACCAATGTGAAGGGCATTGCCTACGGTTGGGTAAACGATCTGCGCGCGCGCTGTATCACGCGCGACCTCGATTGGGGCGTGCCGATTCCGCTCGACGATCCCCAGGCGCAGGGCAAGCGCATCTACGTGTGGTTCGACGCGCCCATCGGCTACGTCACCAACACGCGCCAATGGGGCATCGACACAGGCCAAGGCGAGAACGCCTGGGTGCCGTGGTGGAAAGATGCCTCCACGCGCCTTGTGCACTTCATCGGCAAGGACAACGTACCGTTCCACGCCGTCATCTTCCCGGCCATGCTTATGGGGCAGGGCGACTACATCCTGCCGGACAACGTCGTCGGCAACGAATACCTCAACGTCATGAACCGGCAAACCGGCAAGGCCGAAAAGGGATCGAAGTCGAAGGGCAACATGATCAGCGTGCGCTGGTTTGCGTCGAAGTTCTCCCGAGACGCCATCCGCTACTACATCGGCGCGATCATGCCCGAAGCCAAAGACGCCGCCTTCGATTGGGACGAGTTCCAGAACAAGTACAACGGCGAGTTGTGCGACATCGTCGGTAACTTCGTACACCGCTCGCTTACGATGACCGTCAAGAACTTCGATCACAAAGTGCCCGAACCCGGAGCCTTCGATGACGAGGATCGCGCACTGCTCGATTCGCTGCCCGGCCTCATCGACAGCGTTGCCGAAGCCATCGAGAACTTCCGGTTCCGTCAGGCCGTCGAGCGGTTCATCGACATCGGCCGCAGGGCCAATGTCTATTTCGACGCCAAGGCCCCGTGGGTCACGCGCAAGACCGACATGGTTCGCACGGCCACGACGCTGCACGTTTGCTGCCAGGTTGTTCGCGCGCTGTGCACCGTCATGGCCCCCTTCACGCCCGACGGCGCGGCCATACTCGCGGAGACTCTCGGCGTGACATTGCCCGTTAACGGACCCAACGGCGGCGAAGACGCGTGGAACGCTGCCAAGAACGGTATGCCCGCAGGCGCGCCGCTTCAGACGCCGCAGGTCCTCTTCCCAAAACTCGATCCCGACGTTATCGCCGAGCTCGCCGCGCAACACGCCGCGGGACAGGCGGTGTAG
- a CDS encoding FHA domain-containing protein yields MHEYVVVAFREGEPDRSFRLSNGCCVIGRAVESDLVLPDPAISRLHAIMRSVDSSVTIEDNDSTNGIFLNGLRVGKTLLSEGDFVSIGPYTIVMRSAGRDDLEAVPRGNTVCITHENARKSHDKLLEEQKTDFFPALYRATLLIGARLPFSDLLNQILALALEALPARRGAIVIQFDKNQEPTLCASLSLDDDLHALPLSKTLTDHVMRSRTAFYTECAQSDPRFSGSDTLLRHAIGAAMCAPLCGNSRTVGAIYVDTLPQQTRHPGKELEFLTAIAYLIGLAVEGKQLDERMVAQARMAALGQAIAGISHDMRNVLTGVKGGVELMESAAEEGDSPSRTFLTARRIIRRSLDTIDAYLNDLISFVRDTEIKRAPTYVNGLVQDVLDIVRPAATDQKVELAFQGGGFEPANIDGIQVHRALLNLVRNAVDACSAHEGKVTVSTGWKGDTLMLQVADNGVGISDEDLARISQPFYTTKGSRGTGLGLAISYRIVESHGGRIAVSSRLGKGSSFTIVIPQCALTKTVPQEAPATEPGLEGLYRKCPHCGTVWSSQDALLSDPSLVLAGYQVRFDDLGAGLFLFNHSCGTTMAITADDFRHLYNGPVYPEPRTGSDVCPRYCLNKEELRPCGADCECAYVREVLQLIKGWSKS; encoded by the coding sequence ATGCACGAGTACGTGGTCGTTGCCTTCAGGGAGGGCGAGCCTGATCGCTCTTTTCGTTTGTCAAACGGTTGTTGCGTCATCGGACGCGCTGTGGAATCGGATTTAGTACTGCCCGATCCCGCCATCTCGCGCCTCCACGCCATCATGCGCAGCGTCGATAGTTCCGTCACCATCGAAGACAACGATTCCACCAACGGCATCTTTCTCAATGGGCTTCGTGTTGGTAAGACACTTTTGTCCGAAGGAGACTTCGTATCGATAGGCCCGTATACGATTGTTATGCGATCTGCCGGCCGCGACGATCTGGAAGCGGTGCCGCGAGGCAATACGGTTTGCATAACGCATGAGAACGCGCGTAAATCGCACGACAAGCTGCTTGAAGAGCAGAAGACGGATTTCTTCCCCGCGCTTTACCGGGCGACTCTCTTGATCGGCGCGCGCCTGCCGTTCTCCGATCTGCTCAACCAAATCCTTGCGCTCGCGCTGGAGGCGCTGCCCGCTCGCCGCGGCGCCATCGTGATTCAGTTCGACAAGAATCAGGAGCCTACGCTTTGCGCCAGCCTCTCTCTGGATGACGATCTGCACGCGCTTCCCTTGAGCAAGACGCTTACCGACCACGTCATGCGATCGCGGACCGCGTTCTACACGGAGTGCGCCCAGTCCGATCCACGGTTCAGCGGTTCCGACACCCTGCTGCGCCATGCCATTGGCGCGGCCATGTGCGCGCCGTTGTGCGGCAACTCGCGCACGGTCGGCGCCATCTACGTCGACACGTTACCCCAGCAGACCCGCCATCCCGGTAAGGAACTCGAATTCCTGACCGCCATCGCGTACCTCATCGGCCTTGCGGTCGAAGGCAAACAACTCGACGAGCGCATGGTCGCCCAGGCGAGAATGGCCGCGCTCGGACAAGCGATCGCGGGAATCAGTCACGACATGCGCAACGTGCTCACGGGTGTCAAAGGCGGCGTCGAACTCATGGAGTCCGCCGCCGAGGAAGGCGACTCCCCATCTCGGACCTTCCTGACCGCCCGGCGGATTATCCGGCGCTCCCTGGATACGATCGATGCGTACCTCAACGACTTGATCTCGTTTGTGCGCGATACCGAAATCAAGCGAGCCCCAACCTACGTAAACGGGTTGGTGCAGGATGTCCTCGATATCGTGCGGCCGGCGGCAACCGACCAGAAAGTCGAACTCGCATTCCAAGGCGGAGGATTCGAGCCCGCCAACATCGACGGCATCCAGGTTCATCGCGCCCTGCTGAACCTCGTCCGCAATGCGGTCGACGCGTGCAGCGCGCACGAAGGCAAAGTCACGGTCTCTACGGGTTGGAAGGGCGATACTCTCATGCTCCAGGTGGCCGACAACGGAGTCGGCATCTCGGACGAGGATTTGGCCCGAATCTCGCAACCCTTCTACACGACCAAAGGCAGCCGGGGAACCGGCCTTGGCCTTGCGATAAGCTACCGTATCGTCGAAAGCCACGGCGGACGCATCGCTGTCTCCAGCAGATTGGGCAAGGGGTCCTCGTTCACCATTGTAATTCCGCAGTGCGCACTGACGAAGACCGTGCCTCAGGAAGCCCCCGCAACCGAGCCTGGTCTCGAAGGCCTTTACCGGAAGTGTCCCCATTGCGGCACGGTATGGTCCTCGCAGGATGCGCTGTTGTCCGATCCGTCCTTGGTGCTGGCGGGCTATCAAGTCCGGTTTGATGACCTTGGGGCCGGCCTTTTCCTTTTCAACCACTCCTGCGGCACGACCATGGCCATCACCGCGGACGACTTCAGGCATCTCTACAACGGGCCCGTGTATCCCGAACCCCGGACGGGCTCGGATGTCTGCCCGCGCTATTGCCTGAACAAGGAAGAGCTCCGGCCCTGCGGCGCAGACTGCGAATGCGCCTACGTGCGCGAGGTGCTGCAGCTTATTAAGGGATGGAGTAAGAGTTAA
- the can gene encoding carbonate dehydratase — MHVLQHLLDNNASWAAQMHQSRPDFFHALARQQSPKYLWIGCADSRVPANEIVGLLPGELFVHRNVANLVVHSDLNCLSVIQYAVDVLRVEHIIVCGHYGCGGVAASLEDDSLGLIDNWLRHLRDLAQVHSNILSMIPDKQARINRLCELSVVKQAQNVAATTIVQKAWRIGRQLTVHGMIYGIADGRLKDLGVDLSGPEALPAPHRVTVLP, encoded by the coding sequence GTGCACGTTCTGCAGCACCTCCTGGATAACAATGCCTCCTGGGCGGCACAAATGCACCAGAGCCGCCCCGATTTCTTTCATGCGCTCGCGCGCCAGCAGTCGCCCAAGTATTTGTGGATTGGCTGCGCCGACAGCCGCGTGCCAGCAAACGAAATCGTCGGACTGCTGCCGGGGGAATTGTTCGTACACCGAAACGTGGCCAACTTGGTCGTCCACTCCGATCTCAACTGCCTCTCTGTCATTCAATACGCCGTGGATGTTCTTCGCGTCGAACACATCATTGTCTGCGGCCACTACGGATGCGGCGGCGTGGCGGCGTCGCTCGAAGACGATTCCCTTGGTTTGATCGATAATTGGCTGCGCCACTTGCGCGACCTTGCCCAGGTCCACTCCAATATCTTGTCGATGATTCCGGACAAACAGGCGCGCATCAATCGCCTCTGCGAGTTGAGCGTGGTGAAGCAGGCGCAGAACGTCGCCGCTACTACGATCGTACAGAAGGCGTGGCGGATTGGACGTCAGCTCACTGTTCATGGGATGATTTACGGCATTGCGGATGGGCGGTTGAAAGATCTTGGGGTGGATCTTTCCGGGCCGGAAGCGCTTCCCGCGCCCCATCGCGTGACCGTATTGCCGTAG